From the uncultured Methanobrevibacter sp. genome, the window TACGGGAATAAGAATCTCATCATTGACACTGTTTATGGCTTCTTCAGGTACTGGAAGAATAGAATGTGCAATGATGACAATTAAGGATTTCATTGATGCATGTTCAAGATATCATACAAAAAAGACATTGCCTGAAATAATTAATGAATTGCACGATTGCGAAACACCAATTGTGCCGACATTTACTATCATTCGGCAAAAAAATCAAAAGCCGTATTATACTTTCTGCACTCCAGAAGCAAGTGATGCAATTTTAAAATAGTTGGTTTTAAGACTTCAGATATGTAGTCAAAATGGCATTGAGTTAAAGCTTGAAGATTCTCTTGGGGACTTGTCAACTAGGCAGATTACTTATCATTTTTCAGAGATAAATGATGAATTGAATTTTGGTTTTAAAGGGTCTTACAGATTTTTCAGGCCACATTCACTTAGAAAGTTCCATGCAAGCAATATTGAATTGCCTCAGAAGTACATTGATTTGATTCAAAGCAGAAGCAGGGGGCATTGTTCGTGATTTATATATCAAAACCAATCCTGAATGGCTAAAAGAGATTTATATAGGGGTGACGGATAATGTAACAATTCAAAATGATGTAAAAAAGAAAAGGAGGTCGTGAAGAATTCATAATTAACATTGATCTTAATTTTTATGGAGGGGATTTGAGATTAATCTTTAATTTCAGGGTATGTAAAATTTTATTAATCTGTTTATGTAATTCGCATTCAAAAATAAATTTTGCATTGTCAATTCAATTTTTATAAAACTCCATAATATTGTTTTAATTTGTAAAATTATTCGAATTAATTATTTATTGGTCTTATTAGTAATTTAAATAGCTAAATTTAAATAAAATAAAATTATACATTAATTATATCAAAAATTCAGGAGATTGTTATTCATGACTTCGGAAGTAATGATTGTAAGTTCAAATTCGTTGGTTTTGTCAAGTGATGGTGCAGTTACTGTTAAAGGCAGGAAAACATTCACTGGTGTTAAAAAACTTTTTAAATTATCTATTAATCCAACATCGGTGATAATGGTTTATGGTAAGCCGGATTTTGGTTCTGTGGACATGGAATCTATTATTGAAGAATTTAAACGACAGGATAATTTAACTGAATTGGATTCTATAAGGAGCATTACCTGTGAATTTATTAAATTTTTAGAGAATTATACTTTTCCGGATAATGTTGAATATTTTGTTAAATATAACTTGGGGATTTTCAAAAAAACTCTTTCAGAAAATCTTGAAGGTTTGGATAATGATCTTTTTTGGGATTATATTGAATCATTTGAAAAGGAAGATAAATTTTCTTTTATTGGTGATGTTTATTTTGAAGATATTATTCCTGATGATGTTTCAGATAAGAAAAAAGCAAATGGCGAGTTATTAAAAATATTTTCAAGCTATTTATCAACTATGGGAACAGGTATTGTTATTGCTGGTTTTGATAGGAAACATAAAAGACCTTCCTTTTTTCATGTTGGTTTGATGGTTAATAATGGTGGTGAAGTGGAATATTGTGTTTTAGATTATGAAGAAAACTTCGATGGAAATTGTATAGTGTCATTTGCTCAGGATGAAGAGATTAATACATTCCTTAGAGGTATAAATTCTGAACTGGAAGTCAGTATTGTTAATTATTTCAAATCAATGTTGGATTCTTATTTGGAAGATTTTTATTTGAAATTATTTTATTCGAAGGAATTTGATGATGAAACTTTAAAGAAAATTAAGAAATATAAAAATTCTCTTAATGAAGATTTTTTATTTTATGAAAAGTCTTTTGTAGAAGAAATTGATATTTGGAAAGATGAAAACTATCATTCTTTTCTGGATATCGTTCCATTTCTTCCAAAGCATGTCCTTGCTGAATTTGCAAAGTTTTTGATTTTGATTGTTTCTTCAAAAAGAAAATATTCCTTCGATTTGGAAAATGTCGGTGGCGATATTGATGTTTGTGTGGTTACAAAAAATCAAATTCAATTTTATGATTAGTTAATTTAGATATTTTTAAATATTTCATAAATGATATTATTAAATAGGTGATTGTATGGTTTCAAGATTTATTGTAAGGGATGAAGATATCAGTTCAACTCATTCTTCTCGCTTAAATAAAGGTCAAGCTATGCTTAGAGGTCGCAATGCCGCTAAAAGGGATGCTAAACGTTTACGTGAGAGGCGTGTAAGATTAAGTTCAAAAAATTGATTTAACCTGATTTTAATTTATTTTCTTCACAAAATTATTGAGACAAAAATCTGCAAATAGAAAAACATTAGAGGATAAATTAAATTTCATTAATGATGCCAAAAAGACAAATATTTCGAAGATTCATGTAAAATCAGTTAAAATGGGTAGAGTTAATGTACATCCAGTAATCCTTAAAAAACACTATGAATATGGTATTCATTAGAATACTCTTTTTTTTGAGTCTGTAAAATTTTATAGGATTATTTAATTTTTTAGTGTTTTCAGCCTAATTTTTCATTTGATAGTCTAAAAATGTTAGAATTCCATTTTTAGTATTGTATAATTTCTTTATTATTTCTGGATTGGTTTGTCTGGTGCGGTTTAAAATTGCCATGATGCCTACAAATTTAATTATTTATTGGTTGTTAGGATATTAGTCATTTTAAGGATGAAAGTGATGTTATTCTTGAAACTGATTTGATGCAGACATTTTAGGGGATGTTGATAGTAAATTTGCAAGAAATCTCTTTAGAATGGGATGATTTAAATAGCTTCATCCAGAGAAATGCTGTTTTTTTTTAAAAATATTGTTTTCAGGATATTTTCCACTTAAAAAACATTTTCCCTAATTAAAAAATTGTATAGGGCACCAACACAGCCGGATGCATTTTTAAAATGACATCTTTCAATTTCAGGTTCTGTTATAGCTTCTGAAGATTTTATTTCAAAGTATTCATGCACGCTCTTTTTAATCTCAGTTATTAAAACGTCCTGTGCGGAAATTCCTCCTCCGATGCAGAACTTTTCAAGGTCCAGTACTGACTGTATGGTTATAATTCCTGCTGCAATTGTTCTGGAATAATCTTTAATCACTTTGTAAGCTAGTTCGTCACCATTTTTATACTTTTCAAAGAGTTCATAGCTGTCAATATTGCCTGTGCCTTTTTTATCATTATATGCATCGGTTAAATTTTTATGGCCTCCGATTTTACCAAAGCGTTTTTCGTTGTCCTGAGTTTTAAAATTGGTGAGAATACTTGAAATTTCTCCTGCAGATTCGCTGCTTCCGCGATATAGTTTTCCATTTAGAATTATTCCTCCGGCTATTTCAGTTCCAAGTCCAATAATCATTCCATTTTCCACATCAGATAAATTTCCTTTCCAAAGTTCAGCTAATGCAGAGCATTTACCGTCGTTTTCAATCCACACAGGTTTACCGTATTTTTCTTCAAGTATGGATTTTAAAGGCATATCGCAGATCCATTTAAATGTTGCTACCCTGCCGACTATTCCTTTTCGAGCATTTATTTTGCCTGGAAATGACATCGCAATGCCTGCAATCTGATTTAAGTGAGGATGGATAATTTCATCTAATGATTCAAATAATTCTTCACGATTTCTTCTGGTTTTGATTTCATTTATTTTATTTATTTCTGCATTTTTATCGGTTATGGCGTATTTTATAGCTGTTCCTCCGACATCTATTGCAAGGTATTTTTCAGTGCTCATAAATCAAAATCGCTCCTTCAGGTTTTATTTTTGGTGAGATGTGTTAAATAATGGTTTGTTTTATAAATATAAAAACTCATTTTAACATTGGATATATGAAATTATCTGTTTTATTTATTGATGTTTCTTTTAAATTGCTTTAAGTTCGTAATATTGCTCTTACTTCGTAATATTGTCCTATAATCAAAGAAAAATTATTTATAGATTTAATGTTTAAATATATAATCATATGATATTGCAAATTGTCAAATAATCTGAATAATTATTTTATATAATAATTATGATGTTATTCATGCAAAAATCTAAGGAGATTAATAATTATGACTGATAACCTACCACCATTTGATGAACGAGGATGTTTGCCTGAAGGGATATACATTCATCAGTGAAATATTTTTTAGAAAGATTTGTAAATATATCTAAACGTAGAAAAGAATTATTTGGAAAATACCAAAAATTCACTAAGTTATGCAATGATACAAAAGGAATTGAACAACACTTTATTGATGGAAGTTATGTGACTAATAAAGAAGAACCTGGAGACATAGATTTATTAATAACTTTCAATGATGAGGTTTATGATTCTGAAGATTCCTACAATAAATATTTTGAAATAACTCAAAATCAAAGCAAAATGAAAGAAGATTACGGAGTACATGTATTTTTTGCAAAAAATGCTACTGATGCAGACCCATTTGATTTACAACATTTTTGGGAAATGTATAAGAAAAAAGTTTTAGATTGGTGGAGTTTATTTTATATTGATAGGGAAAATGAAATTATAGATGATAAAAAGAAAGGTTTCATTGTTTTTAATAAAGAGGAACTTCAAAAAATAGAGGCCTGCTAAAATGACTAATCAAAAATCTGTTAAACAGGAACTTATGGATGTCCAACAATTAATTCTTGAAAATCAATATTTGCAGGAAAAATATCCTGAAAAAAAATTAGAATTAGAATTAGGTTTAAAATCTCTTAAAGATTTGGAATCTGAAATGTTTGATGCATTAAAAAAAGAAAAATTAAATTAGATTATGAATAACATTCGTTTAGAAATACAATATTTAATAATCATCTTTTAACAGTTATTTTATTTTTCATAATACATCCGTTATAATTAGTTTTAATAGTATATTTTCCTATTTTAACATTTTTCGGAATTTTAAATACAGCAATTCCTTTTGAATTGCTTGTAACTTTATAATTTTTTCCTTTAAAAGTTATTTTAATGGTTTTTTTAGAGACGGATTTTCCTTTCTGTTTAATGAGTTGGACTGTAAATTTTTTGCCGGTAATTTTTGTTTTGAATAAGGGCTTTACTGTAATGTAGTTTTTTGAGGAAATCTTGCCTGTGTGGATTTCTACTATATGTTTTCCGCTCTGACAATTAAACTTGAAACTCGCATAACCTTTATCATCTGTTTTTACATTAATATTTTTGCCGTTTAATGTAAAAGTGACACTCACTCCCTTGCCGACTGGGTCGTTTACGGGATTTAGAATTCTAACTGTATACATGCTGTTTTTTGAATAGAAAACCTTAATGTCTTTACTTTCAATGGAATTTGCCTTGTCTTTATTTTCTTTGACGAAATTTAGAAAATCCTGAAATTCCTTTGAGTAGGGATTATTGCATGGATTGCTGTTAATATCAATTGAGGTAACATTCGGCTGTGAATAGTATTTTTCAATAAAATCCTTAGGATTTTTGACATATTCCTTCCACAGGCCAACCATGTTTGCAGGGCTGGATATTTCCGGATAAGTTTGGTTTGTATCGTCTGAATTGTTTCTTAAATCAGTTGTATTTTCCCGATTTAAACTGTCGGTTGAATTTTCATAAGTATTGTTTTTAGTTGAAGGAACTATAACTATACTTCCGTTTTCATCTAACACCCATTCTCCACGCTCACCAAAATCATCATAATAATCTCTCATGCTGCCATCTTTAAATTCCTGGATAGGCTCTGTTGAATTGTTAAAATCACTTGCATAAATTGAAGAGGTACTTAAAATTAAAAATAAAATTAATAATGCAGAAAAACAAATTTTTTTAACATCCATAATATCATATATACTTTACATTATAATCTATTTAAATTTTGTCTTGGTTTTGGCAGGGATATTTTTTAGACAATTCAGTTTAACTGTAAAAGTATTTGCACCTTCTTTTTAAGTTGATGATTAACATATTTTTTGGTTGATGATTAATTTTTTAAAATTCCTTAAATTGATTATTTTACGATTTAAAGCATTTTAATCAAAAATAAAAAATTAGACTTGGTTGATGATTAAGGGTGATGATTAATGTTATGAAAAAATTTATTTTAATACATATTCTGTATTTCTGCCTTTTCCAATGCTTTCTATTAATTCTTTATCTTTTAATTTTCTGATGATTTTATAACTGGATTGGGGAGAAATATTTAACATTGTTTGGATATCTTTATTTTGAATATGTTTTTTCTCTTCAAGAAGATTCATTACAGAAATTTCATTTGGAGTTAATTCAATGGTGGTTTCATATTTTGATGTGATTTCGGCTAATTGTAAAACTTCTTTTTTTACTTTGTTAATGGAATATAGTACTCCCTGGCAGAAATATTCCAACCAGTTTGTTAAATCGTGGTTTTTATCTGCGCTGTTTAGTGCATCAACATATGCTTGTCTGTCCTGATTGTAATATTCATCTAAAGTGAAGTATTTGTCAATATTGAA encodes:
- a CDS encoding ROK family protein, with the protein product MSTEKYLAIDVGGTAIKYAITDKNAEINKINEIKTRRNREELFESLDEIIHPHLNQIAGIAMSFPGKINARKGIVGRVATFKWICDMPLKSILEEKYGKPVWIENDGKCSALAELWKGNLSDVENGMIIGLGTEIAGGIILNGKLYRGSSESAGEISSILTNFKTQDNEKRFGKIGGHKNLTDAYNDKKGTGNIDSYELFEKYKNGDELAYKVIKDYSRTIAAGIITIQSVLDLEKFCIGGGISAQDVLITEIKKSVHEYFEIKSSEAITEPEIERCHFKNASGCVGALYNFLIRENVF
- a CDS encoding DUF6932 family protein — protein: MKYFLERFVNISKRRKELFGKYQKFTKLCNDTKGIEQHFIDGSYVTNKEEPGDIDLLITFNDEVYDSEDSYNKYFEITQNQSKMKEDYGVHVFFAKNATDADPFDLQHFWEMYKKKVLDWWSLFYIDRENEIIDDKKKGFIVFNKEELQKIEAC